The following are encoded together in the Methylobacterium radiotolerans JCM 2831 genome:
- a CDS encoding manganese catalase family protein: MFMKLDRLQAELPQPKKPDPNAAAALQELLGGKYGEMSTLGNYMFQSFNFRNKSKLRPFYSLVSSIFAEELGHVELVSTGIAMLNNGPGDDTEEVDVSKAPFHDMQDIRLAGSFLSNGGGATPVNSNAQSWNVDMVTTTGNIIIDLLHNFHLECGARLHKLRVYETLKDPTGREVCGYLLVRGSVHAHAYALALKKLTGVEIEKMLPTPNIVLDKIPECQKYLQEGSHRRLYRFSPDDYKEAAGVWSNDEVALPGDPPGNLEVVDGLPEGGKIPELDGNYGAFAPNYAPEEIFEIASKLYKKGR; encoded by the coding sequence ATGTTCATGAAGCTCGACCGCCTTCAGGCCGAACTGCCACAGCCGAAGAAGCCCGATCCCAACGCGGCGGCCGCGCTGCAGGAGCTGCTCGGCGGCAAGTACGGGGAGATGTCGACCCTCGGGAACTACATGTTCCAGAGCTTCAACTTCCGCAACAAGTCGAAGCTGCGCCCCTTCTACAGCCTCGTGTCGAGCATCTTCGCCGAGGAGCTCGGGCACGTGGAGCTGGTCTCGACCGGCATCGCGATGCTCAACAACGGCCCCGGCGACGACACCGAGGAGGTCGACGTCTCGAAGGCCCCGTTCCACGACATGCAGGACATCCGGCTCGCCGGCAGCTTCCTGAGCAACGGCGGCGGCGCGACGCCGGTCAATTCCAACGCGCAGTCCTGGAACGTCGACATGGTCACGACGACGGGCAACATCATCATCGACCTGCTGCACAATTTCCACCTGGAATGCGGCGCGCGCCTGCACAAGCTGCGCGTCTACGAGACCCTCAAGGATCCGACCGGCCGGGAGGTCTGCGGCTACCTGCTCGTGCGCGGTTCCGTGCACGCGCACGCCTACGCGCTGGCGCTCAAGAAGCTGACGGGCGTCGAGATCGAGAAGATGCTGCCGACCCCGAACATCGTTCTCGACAAGATTCCGGAATGCCAGAAGTATTTGCAGGAGGGCTCGCACCGGCGCCTCTACCGCTTCAGCCCGGACGACTACAAGGAAGCGGCCGGCGTCTGGTCGAACGACGAGGTCGCGCTGCCGGGCGATCCGCCCGGCAACCTCGAGGTCGTCGACGGCCTGCCGGAGGGCGGCAAGATCCCGGAACTCGACGGCAATTACGGGGCGTTCGCGCCCAACTACGCCCCCGAGGAGATCTTCGAGATCGCGAGCAAGCTCTACAAGAAAGGGCGCTGA